A genomic window from Prunus persica cultivar Lovell chromosome G2, Prunus_persica_NCBIv2, whole genome shotgun sequence includes:
- the LOC18787112 gene encoding glutamate receptor 1.3, whose product MDFFDPGKKYAVLSLFTFCVLISCLSAEIEKMRYDSPLVVEEIHVGVILDMKSREGRIVLSCISAAVSDFYQLHKNYSTRVVLHSRDSKGEPLHALSAALNLLNDIKVEALIGAQTSMEAHLLADLGEAAKVPVMSLSEPSPPPLNDNKYPFRIGIIPDQTSLAMAISAIFDIFKWKDVTLVYDENTDYGKNIIPAVVNSFQETNVCIVHTSSIAASSTNEQIIEELHKLMELKTKVFLVHISHLLVPRLFLNAKKLGMMSDGYVWFMTSSSMNFLHSMDSNVIESMEGVLGLKSHIPASTGLQNLTSRLRRKFYIEYPNMEVTELSPYGIWAYDATWVLAEAVERTRSKNYTKSFSKHGVVLLREILQTGFKGLSGEVQYPDGKLTSGGFEIVNVVGKEERTVGFWPCKEEKTTKESCMPLSNRRNLLFTDNLETINWPGRSKRQLSSEIKLRIGVPVKVGFKELVGVEHDLQTNRTYVTGISIDVFETAIKALPYKVHYEFFPFENANGVMAGAYNDLVYQVYLKNYDAVVGDTTITSNRSQYVDFTIPYTDLGVGMLVPNEKDNMWIFLKPLSTGLWITSAGFFILTGFVVWLIERPVNEEFQGTRWQQIGTIFWFSFSTLVFAHREKLLNNLAKFVVIIWVFVVLILTSSYTATLASMMTVKQIQLNSVGSYIGYQSGSLGVIMNLNFKGIKPYRSVEEYANALSKGSKHGGVSAIIDEVPYINIFLAKYSADYSMIKTRSTTNGFAFVFPKGSKLVHDVSRQIEHMREEGKLIEMEKTWSLRKTTLMSEEATTTDPSTLDLYSFRGLFLVTGISSAFALFLFLIFSTTFRNLIRKQLQLIGRQLQRLRMYSCPI is encoded by the exons ATGGATTTTTTTGATCCAGGGAAGAAATATGCCGTCCTCTCACTTTTTACCTTCTGTGTTCTTATCAGTTGTTTGTCtgctgaaattgaaaaaatgcgTTATGATAGTCCTCTTGTTGTGGAAGAGATTCATGTGGGAGTGATTCTTGATATGAAATCAAGGGAGGGAAGGATTGTTCTGAGCTGCATTTCGGCCGCTGTCTCTGACTTCTACCAGCTGCACAAAAACTACAGCACAAGAGTAGTTCTCCACAGCAGGGATTCCAAAGGAGAACCTCTACATGCTCTATCAGCTG CTCTTAATCTTTTGAATGACATCAAAGTGGAAGCATTAATTGGTGCACAAACAAGCATGGAAGCACACCTTTTGGCAGATTTGGGAGAAGCAGCTAAAGTCCCTGTGATGTCTCTCTCTGAACCTAGTCCTCCTCCTCTCAACGACAATAAATACCCCTTCCGTATTGGGATCATACCGGATCAAACTTCTCTAGCTATGGCAATCAGCGCcatttttgatattttcaaaTGGAAGGATGTTACTCTTGTATATGATGAGAACACAGATTATGGGAAAAACATCATTCCAGCTGTGGTCAATTCCTTCCAAGAGACAAATGTGTGTATTGTACATACAAGTTCCATTGCTGCATCCTCAACAAATGAACAAATCATTGAAGAACTCCATAAGTTAATGGAATTGAAGACTAAGGTATTTCTCGTCCATATTTCACATTTACTTGTGCCTCGTCTTTTCTTAAATGCAAAAAAGTTAGGAATGATGAGTGACGGGTACGTTTGGTTTATGACATCAAGTAGCATGAATTTCTTGCATTCCATGGATTCTAATGTGATTGAGTCAATGGAAGGAGTGTTGGGTTTGAAGTCTCATATTCCGGCATCAACCGGCCTCCAAAATCTTACTTCAAGATTGAGGAGGAAATTTTACATTGAGTATCCCAATATGGAGGTAACCGAGTTAAGTCCTTATGGAATTTGGGCATACGATGCAACTTGGGTTCTAGCAGAAGCAGTTGAAAGGACAAGGAGTAAAAATTATACTAAATCATTCTCCAAACATGGAGTTGTGTTGCTTAGAGAAATATTACAAACGGGATTTAAAGGTTTAAGTGGTGAAGTTCAATATCCAGATGGGAAACTAACTTCAGGTGGATTTGAGATTGTAAATGTGGTAGGGAAAGAGGAGAGAACTGTTGGATTTTGGCcttgcaaagaagaaaaaaccacAAAAGAGTCATGCATGCCGCTTAGTAATAGGAGAAATTTACTCTTCACCGACAATTTGGAAACAATCAATTGGCCTGGAAGATCCAAGAGGCAATTGAGTAGTGAAATAAAACTCAGAATTGGTGTTCCAGTAAAAGTAGGGTTCAAGGAACTTGTGGGTGTGGAGCATGATCTTCAAACAAATAGAACATATGTCACTGGCATCTCTATAGATGTATTCGAAACTGCAATTAAAGCTCTGCCGTATAAAGTacattatgaattttttccaTTTGAGAATGCAAATGGAGTTATGGCTGGGGCTTACAATGATCTTGTTTACCAAGTCTATCTCAAG AATTATGATGCTGTTGTGGGAGATACGACGATCACATCGAACAGGTCTCAATATGTTGATTTCACAATACCATACACTGACTTAGGTGTGGGCATGCTAGTACCAAATGAGAAGGACAACATGTGGATTTTCTTGAAACCTCTCTCAACTGGTCTTTGGATAACAAGTGCAGGTTTCTTCATCCTAACGGGTTTTGTCGTATGGTTAATTGAGCGTCCTGTCAACGAAGAATTCCAAGGCACACGATGGCAACAAATCGGAACGATATTCTGGTTCTCCTTCTCAACCCTTGTTTTTGCTCATA GGGAGAAGTTGTTAAACAACTTGGCCAAGTTTGTAGTGATCATATGGGTTTTTGTTGTGCTTATATTGACTTCCAGTTACACTGCAACTTTAGCATCAATGATGACAGTTAAACAAATACAGTTGAACTCAGTAGGGAGCTATATAGGTTACCAGTCAGGTTCCTTAGGAGTGATAATGAACTTGAATTTCAAAGGGATTAAGCCATACCGTTCAGTTGAAGAATATGCCAATGCTTTATCAAAAGGAAGCAAGCATGGTGGCGTTTCGGCTATAATCGATGAGGTTCCATACATCAACATCTTCCTTGCAAAGTATTCTGCAGACTACTCCATGATTAAAACCAGATCTACCACCAATGGTTTTGCCTTT GTTTTCCCTAAAGGTTCGAAATTGGTTCACGACGTGTCAAGGCAAATAGAACATATGAGAGAAGAAGGAAAGCTTATAGAGATGGAAAAGACCTGGTCTCTTAGAAAAACAACTCTTATGTCTGAGGAAGCTACTACGACAGATCCCAGTACTCTTGACCTCTACAGCTTTCGCGGTTTGTTCCTCGTTACTGGGATTTCTTCAGCTTTTGctcttttcttgttcttaATTTTCTCCACAACATTTAGAAATCTGATTAGAAAGCAACTGCAATTGATTGGACGACAACTGCAGCGTTTAAGGATGTATTCCTGTCCAATTTAG